Proteins encoded by one window of Paroedura picta isolate Pp20150507F chromosome 9, Ppicta_v3.0, whole genome shotgun sequence:
- the WWP1 gene encoding NEDD4-like E3 ubiquitin-protein ligase WWP1 isoform X3, translated as MMEAENCSAPETFMDSTEVSSTSADCTTTTTEPPSATEATNTSESSTSTTAPSVSAGTETVAPTDLASSNQRNDTVAEAAKPRESSNVSGEAVRQQPTNSGVEPLPPGWEQRKDLHGRTYYVDHNTRTTTWERPQPLPPGWERRVDDRGRVYYVDHNTRTTTWQRPTMESVRNFEQWQSQRNQLQGAMQQFNQRYLYSASMLSAENDPLGPLPPGWERRVDSNDRVYFVNHNTKTTQWEDPRTQGLQNEDPLPEGWEIRYTREGVRYFVDHNTRTTTFNDPRTGKSTVNKGPQIAYERSFRWKLAHFRYLCQSNALPSHVKINVSRQTLFEDSFQQIMALKPYDLRRRLYVIFRGEEGLDYGGLAREWFFLLSHEVLNPMYCLFEYAGKSNYCLQINPASTINPDHLSYFCFIGRFIAMALFHGKFIDTGFSLPFYKRMLNKKLTIKDLESIDTEFYNSLIWIRDNNIEECNLEMYFCVDMELLGKVTSHELKSGGSNLLVTEENKEEYIGLMAEWRFSRGVREQTKAFLDGFNEVVPLQWLQYFDEKELEVMLCGMQEVDLADWQRNTVYRHYTRNSKQIMWFWQFIKEADNEVRMRLLQFVTGTCRLPLGGFAELMGSNGPQKFCIEKVGKETWLPRSHTCFNRLDLPPYKSYEQLKEKLLFAIEETEGFGQE; from the exons ATGATGGAAGCTGAAAATTGTTCAGCTCCTGAAACTTTTATGGATTCCACAGAAGTATCCTCTACATCTGCAGATTGCACTACCACCACTACAGAACCTCCTTCAGCAACAGAAGCTACTAATACCTCTGAAAGCAGCACTTCTACAACTGCCCCCAGTGTTTCTGCAGGGACTGAAACTGTTGCTCCCACAGACCTTGCATCTTCTAATCAGAGAAATGACACAGTTGCAGAAGCAGCCAAACCAAGGGAGTCTTCAAATGTGTCTGGGGAAGCTGTAAGACAGCAGCCTACTAACAGTGGCGTAGAACCTTTGCCTCCAGG atgggaaCAAAGAAAGGATCTTCATGGTAGAACTTATTATGTTGATCACAATACAAGAACTACAACTTGGGAAAGGCCACAGCCTTTGCCACCAGG GTGGGAAAGGAGGGTTGATGACCGTGGAAGAGTTTATTATGTGGACCATAATACGCGGACAACAACATGGCAGCGACCAACAATGGaatctgtcaggaactttgaACAATGGCAGTCTCAGCGCAATCAACTTCAGGGAGCTATGCAACAGTTTAACCAGCGATACCTCTATTCG GCCTCAATGTTGAGTGCAGAAAATGATCCTCTTGGTCCTTTACCACCTGGTTGGG AAAGGAGAGTAGATTCAAATGATAGAGTATATTTTGTGAATCACAACACAAAGACAACACAGTGGGAAGATCCACGGACACAGGG CTTACAAAATGAAGATCCCCTTCCTGAAGGCTGGGAAATTAGATACACCAGAGAAGGTGTTAGGTATTTTGTTGATCATAACACACGGACAACTACTTTCAATGATCCTCGTACTGGTAAATCTACTGT AAATAAAGGGCCACAAATTGCATATGAACGCAGCTTTAGATGGAAACTGGCTCATTTCCGTTATCTGTGTCAG TCAAATGCGCTGCCAAGCCATGTGAAGATCAATGTATCCAGACAGACACTGTTTGAAGATTCCTTCCAACAG ATCATGGCTTTAAAACCTTATGACTTAAGAAGACGCTTGTATGTCATATTCAGAGGAGAAGAGGGATTGGATTATGGTGGTTTAGCCAG GGAATGGTTCTTCTTGCTTTCTCATGAAGTTTTGAACCCTATGTACTGCCTGTTTGAATATGCTGGAAAGAGCAACTACTGCCTACAGATAAATCCAGCATCAACAATCAATCCTGATCATCTTTCatatttctgtttcattgggCGGTTTATTGCCATG GCATTGTTTCATGGCAAATTCATTGACACTGGTTTTTCCCTGCCATTCTACAAGCGCATGCTAAATAAGAAACTCACAATAAAGGATTTGGAATCTATTGATACTGAATTTTATAATTCCCTAATTTGGATAAG GGACAACAACATTGAAGAATGTAATTTAGAAATGTACTTCTGTGTAGACATGGAACTTCTAGGGAAAGTTACTTCACATGAATTGAAATCAGGAGGCTCAAACTTGCTTGTAACTGAAGAGAATAAAGAAGAATATATTGG TTTAATGGCAGAATGGCGGTTTTCACGAGGAGTACGAGAACAAACCAAAGCTTTCCTTGATGGATTTAATGAAGTTGTTCCCCTTCAATGGCTGCAATATTTCGATGAAAAGGAACTGGAG GTTATGCTCTGTGGCATGCAAGAGGTTGATTTGGCAGACTGGCAGAGGAACACCGTATACCGACACTATACAAGAAATAGCAAACAAATAATGTGGTTCTGGCAG TTCATAAAAGAAGCTGACAATGAAGTCCGTATGCGACTGCTGCAGTTTGTCACTGGCACTTGCCGATTACCACTGGGAGGATTTGCAGAGCTCATGG GAAGTAATGGTCCTCAGAAGTTCTGCATTGAAAAGGTTGGCAAGGAGACGTGGCTGCCAAGAAGTCATACATG tTTTAATCGTTTAGATCTGCCACCCTACAAAAGCTATGAACAGCTAAAAGAGAAGCTGCTTTTTGCAATTGAAGAGACAGAAGGATTTGGACAAGAATAA
- the WWP1 gene encoding NEDD4-like E3 ubiquitin-protein ligase WWP1 isoform X2: MATASPRSGISNNCNGRLQMQVTISSAKLKRKKNWFGGTAIYTELVADSEVKKTSKSNSSSNPKWDEQLTVNVTPQTTLEFRVWSHHTLKADALLGKATVDLKQALEIHNRRLESVKEQLKLSLENKSGLVQTGELIIVLDGLVLDSESLTNCSSLTKVQQNGDALHENRETSARITSRADNQPSSSVVQNPYPIHAVNGDSGDSTPSPSHIAARPKNTSSPKPITTQPGNNTVNCEPSMMEAENCSAPETFMDSTEVSSTSADCTTTTTEPPSATEATNTSESSTSTTAPSVSAGTETVAPTDLASSNQRNDTVAEAAKPRESSNVSGEAVRQQPTNSGVEPLPPGWEQRKDLHGRTYYVDHNTRTTTWERPQPLPPGWERRVDDRGRVYYVDHNTRTTTWQRPTMESVRNFEQWQSQRNQLQGAMQQFNQRYLYSASMLSAENDPLGPLPPGWERRVDSNDRVYFVNHNTKTTQWEDPRTQGLQNEDPLPEGWEIRYTREGVRYFVDHNTRTTTFNDPRTGKSTVNKGPQIAYERSFRWKLAHFRYLCQSNALPSHVKINVSRQTLFEDSFQQIMALKPYDLRRRLYVIFRGEEGLDYGGLAREWFFLLSHEVLNPMYCLFEYAGKSNYCLQINPASTINPDHLSYFCFIGRFIAMALFHGKFIDTGFSLPFYKRMLNKKLTIKDLESIDTEFYNSLIWIRDNNIEECNLEMYFCVDMELLGKVTSHELKSGGSNLLVTEENKEEYIGLMAEWRFSRGVREQTKAFLDGFNEVVPLQWLQYFDEKELEVMLCGMQEVDLADWQRNTVYRHYTRNSKQIMWFWQFIKEADNEVRMRLLQFVTGTCRLPLGGFAELMGSNGPQKFCIEKVGKETWLPRSHTCFNRLDLPPYKSYEQLKEKLLFAIEETEGFGQE, encoded by the exons TTTCTAGTGccaaactaaaaagaaaaaagaactggTTTGGTGGAACTGCCATCTATACAGAACTAGTAGCAGATAGTGAAGTTAAGAAAACATCTAAATCTAATAGTTCGTCAAATCCAAAATGGGATGAACAGTTGACTGt GAACGTAACTCCACAAACCACTTTGGAATTTAGAGTGTGGAGCCATCATACTTTAAAAGCTGATGCTTTATTAGGAAAAGCCACTGTAGATCTTAAACAAGCTTTGGAAATACACAATAGAAGAT TAGAAAGTGTCAAAGAACAACTGAAACTCTCATTGGAAAACAAGAGTGGCTTGGTACAAACAGGAGAACTGATAATTGTGCTTGATGGTTTGGTGCTTGACTCAGAATCACTTACAAACTGTAGTTCACTAACCA AAGTCCAGCAAAATGGTGATGCTTTACATGAAAACAGAGAAACATCTGCAAGAATCACGTCCAG AGCAGACAATCAACCATCAAGTTCTGTAGTACAAAACCCATACCCTATACATGCGGTTAATGGAGACAGTGGAGACAGCACACCATCTCCTTCTCATATTGCAGCCAGACCCAAAAATACATCATCACCAAAACCAATTACAACCCAGCCTGGCAACAACACTG TTAATTGTGAGCCATCCATGATGGAAGCTGAAAATTGTTCAGCTCCTGAAACTTTTATGGATTCCACAGAAGTATCCTCTACATCTGCAGATTGCACTACCACCACTACAGAACCTCCTTCAGCAACAGAAGCTACTAATACCTCTGAAAGCAGCACTTCTACAACTGCCCCCAGTGTTTCTGCAGGGACTGAAACTGTTGCTCCCACAGACCTTGCATCTTCTAATCAGAGAAATGACACAGTTGCAGAAGCAGCCAAACCAAGGGAGTCTTCAAATGTGTCTGGGGAAGCTGTAAGACAGCAGCCTACTAACAGTGGCGTAGAACCTTTGCCTCCAGG atgggaaCAAAGAAAGGATCTTCATGGTAGAACTTATTATGTTGATCACAATACAAGAACTACAACTTGGGAAAGGCCACAGCCTTTGCCACCAGG GTGGGAAAGGAGGGTTGATGACCGTGGAAGAGTTTATTATGTGGACCATAATACGCGGACAACAACATGGCAGCGACCAACAATGGaatctgtcaggaactttgaACAATGGCAGTCTCAGCGCAATCAACTTCAGGGAGCTATGCAACAGTTTAACCAGCGATACCTCTATTCG GCCTCAATGTTGAGTGCAGAAAATGATCCTCTTGGTCCTTTACCACCTGGTTGGG AAAGGAGAGTAGATTCAAATGATAGAGTATATTTTGTGAATCACAACACAAAGACAACACAGTGGGAAGATCCACGGACACAGGG CTTACAAAATGAAGATCCCCTTCCTGAAGGCTGGGAAATTAGATACACCAGAGAAGGTGTTAGGTATTTTGTTGATCATAACACACGGACAACTACTTTCAATGATCCTCGTACTGGTAAATCTACTGT AAATAAAGGGCCACAAATTGCATATGAACGCAGCTTTAGATGGAAACTGGCTCATTTCCGTTATCTGTGTCAG TCAAATGCGCTGCCAAGCCATGTGAAGATCAATGTATCCAGACAGACACTGTTTGAAGATTCCTTCCAACAG ATCATGGCTTTAAAACCTTATGACTTAAGAAGACGCTTGTATGTCATATTCAGAGGAGAAGAGGGATTGGATTATGGTGGTTTAGCCAG GGAATGGTTCTTCTTGCTTTCTCATGAAGTTTTGAACCCTATGTACTGCCTGTTTGAATATGCTGGAAAGAGCAACTACTGCCTACAGATAAATCCAGCATCAACAATCAATCCTGATCATCTTTCatatttctgtttcattgggCGGTTTATTGCCATG GCATTGTTTCATGGCAAATTCATTGACACTGGTTTTTCCCTGCCATTCTACAAGCGCATGCTAAATAAGAAACTCACAATAAAGGATTTGGAATCTATTGATACTGAATTTTATAATTCCCTAATTTGGATAAG GGACAACAACATTGAAGAATGTAATTTAGAAATGTACTTCTGTGTAGACATGGAACTTCTAGGGAAAGTTACTTCACATGAATTGAAATCAGGAGGCTCAAACTTGCTTGTAACTGAAGAGAATAAAGAAGAATATATTGG TTTAATGGCAGAATGGCGGTTTTCACGAGGAGTACGAGAACAAACCAAAGCTTTCCTTGATGGATTTAATGAAGTTGTTCCCCTTCAATGGCTGCAATATTTCGATGAAAAGGAACTGGAG GTTATGCTCTGTGGCATGCAAGAGGTTGATTTGGCAGACTGGCAGAGGAACACCGTATACCGACACTATACAAGAAATAGCAAACAAATAATGTGGTTCTGGCAG TTCATAAAAGAAGCTGACAATGAAGTCCGTATGCGACTGCTGCAGTTTGTCACTGGCACTTGCCGATTACCACTGGGAGGATTTGCAGAGCTCATGG GAAGTAATGGTCCTCAGAAGTTCTGCATTGAAAAGGTTGGCAAGGAGACGTGGCTGCCAAGAAGTCATACATG tTTTAATCGTTTAGATCTGCCACCCTACAAAAGCTATGAACAGCTAAAAGAGAAGCTGCTTTTTGCAATTGAAGAGACAGAAGGATTTGGACAAGAATAA
- the WWP1 gene encoding NEDD4-like E3 ubiquitin-protein ligase WWP1 isoform X1, with the protein MATASPRSGISNNCNGRLQMQVTISSAKLKRKKNWFGGTAIYTELVADSEVKKTSKSNSSSNPKWDEQLTVNVTPQTTLEFRVWSHHTLKADALLGKATVDLKQALEIHNRRLESVKEQLKLSLENKSGLVQTGELIIVLDGLVLDSESLTNCSSLTIEVQQNGDALHENRETSARITSRADNQPSSSVVQNPYPIHAVNGDSGDSTPSPSHIAARPKNTSSPKPITTQPGNNTVNCEPSMMEAENCSAPETFMDSTEVSSTSADCTTTTTEPPSATEATNTSESSTSTTAPSVSAGTETVAPTDLASSNQRNDTVAEAAKPRESSNVSGEAVRQQPTNSGVEPLPPGWEQRKDLHGRTYYVDHNTRTTTWERPQPLPPGWERRVDDRGRVYYVDHNTRTTTWQRPTMESVRNFEQWQSQRNQLQGAMQQFNQRYLYSASMLSAENDPLGPLPPGWERRVDSNDRVYFVNHNTKTTQWEDPRTQGLQNEDPLPEGWEIRYTREGVRYFVDHNTRTTTFNDPRTGKSTVNKGPQIAYERSFRWKLAHFRYLCQSNALPSHVKINVSRQTLFEDSFQQIMALKPYDLRRRLYVIFRGEEGLDYGGLAREWFFLLSHEVLNPMYCLFEYAGKSNYCLQINPASTINPDHLSYFCFIGRFIAMALFHGKFIDTGFSLPFYKRMLNKKLTIKDLESIDTEFYNSLIWIRDNNIEECNLEMYFCVDMELLGKVTSHELKSGGSNLLVTEENKEEYIGLMAEWRFSRGVREQTKAFLDGFNEVVPLQWLQYFDEKELEVMLCGMQEVDLADWQRNTVYRHYTRNSKQIMWFWQFIKEADNEVRMRLLQFVTGTCRLPLGGFAELMGSNGPQKFCIEKVGKETWLPRSHTCFNRLDLPPYKSYEQLKEKLLFAIEETEGFGQE; encoded by the exons TTTCTAGTGccaaactaaaaagaaaaaagaactggTTTGGTGGAACTGCCATCTATACAGAACTAGTAGCAGATAGTGAAGTTAAGAAAACATCTAAATCTAATAGTTCGTCAAATCCAAAATGGGATGAACAGTTGACTGt GAACGTAACTCCACAAACCACTTTGGAATTTAGAGTGTGGAGCCATCATACTTTAAAAGCTGATGCTTTATTAGGAAAAGCCACTGTAGATCTTAAACAAGCTTTGGAAATACACAATAGAAGAT TAGAAAGTGTCAAAGAACAACTGAAACTCTCATTGGAAAACAAGAGTGGCTTGGTACAAACAGGAGAACTGATAATTGTGCTTGATGGTTTGGTGCTTGACTCAGAATCACTTACAAACTGTAGTTCACTAACCA TAGAAGTCCAGCAAAATGGTGATGCTTTACATGAAAACAGAGAAACATCTGCAAGAATCACGTCCAG AGCAGACAATCAACCATCAAGTTCTGTAGTACAAAACCCATACCCTATACATGCGGTTAATGGAGACAGTGGAGACAGCACACCATCTCCTTCTCATATTGCAGCCAGACCCAAAAATACATCATCACCAAAACCAATTACAACCCAGCCTGGCAACAACACTG TTAATTGTGAGCCATCCATGATGGAAGCTGAAAATTGTTCAGCTCCTGAAACTTTTATGGATTCCACAGAAGTATCCTCTACATCTGCAGATTGCACTACCACCACTACAGAACCTCCTTCAGCAACAGAAGCTACTAATACCTCTGAAAGCAGCACTTCTACAACTGCCCCCAGTGTTTCTGCAGGGACTGAAACTGTTGCTCCCACAGACCTTGCATCTTCTAATCAGAGAAATGACACAGTTGCAGAAGCAGCCAAACCAAGGGAGTCTTCAAATGTGTCTGGGGAAGCTGTAAGACAGCAGCCTACTAACAGTGGCGTAGAACCTTTGCCTCCAGG atgggaaCAAAGAAAGGATCTTCATGGTAGAACTTATTATGTTGATCACAATACAAGAACTACAACTTGGGAAAGGCCACAGCCTTTGCCACCAGG GTGGGAAAGGAGGGTTGATGACCGTGGAAGAGTTTATTATGTGGACCATAATACGCGGACAACAACATGGCAGCGACCAACAATGGaatctgtcaggaactttgaACAATGGCAGTCTCAGCGCAATCAACTTCAGGGAGCTATGCAACAGTTTAACCAGCGATACCTCTATTCG GCCTCAATGTTGAGTGCAGAAAATGATCCTCTTGGTCCTTTACCACCTGGTTGGG AAAGGAGAGTAGATTCAAATGATAGAGTATATTTTGTGAATCACAACACAAAGACAACACAGTGGGAAGATCCACGGACACAGGG CTTACAAAATGAAGATCCCCTTCCTGAAGGCTGGGAAATTAGATACACCAGAGAAGGTGTTAGGTATTTTGTTGATCATAACACACGGACAACTACTTTCAATGATCCTCGTACTGGTAAATCTACTGT AAATAAAGGGCCACAAATTGCATATGAACGCAGCTTTAGATGGAAACTGGCTCATTTCCGTTATCTGTGTCAG TCAAATGCGCTGCCAAGCCATGTGAAGATCAATGTATCCAGACAGACACTGTTTGAAGATTCCTTCCAACAG ATCATGGCTTTAAAACCTTATGACTTAAGAAGACGCTTGTATGTCATATTCAGAGGAGAAGAGGGATTGGATTATGGTGGTTTAGCCAG GGAATGGTTCTTCTTGCTTTCTCATGAAGTTTTGAACCCTATGTACTGCCTGTTTGAATATGCTGGAAAGAGCAACTACTGCCTACAGATAAATCCAGCATCAACAATCAATCCTGATCATCTTTCatatttctgtttcattgggCGGTTTATTGCCATG GCATTGTTTCATGGCAAATTCATTGACACTGGTTTTTCCCTGCCATTCTACAAGCGCATGCTAAATAAGAAACTCACAATAAAGGATTTGGAATCTATTGATACTGAATTTTATAATTCCCTAATTTGGATAAG GGACAACAACATTGAAGAATGTAATTTAGAAATGTACTTCTGTGTAGACATGGAACTTCTAGGGAAAGTTACTTCACATGAATTGAAATCAGGAGGCTCAAACTTGCTTGTAACTGAAGAGAATAAAGAAGAATATATTGG TTTAATGGCAGAATGGCGGTTTTCACGAGGAGTACGAGAACAAACCAAAGCTTTCCTTGATGGATTTAATGAAGTTGTTCCCCTTCAATGGCTGCAATATTTCGATGAAAAGGAACTGGAG GTTATGCTCTGTGGCATGCAAGAGGTTGATTTGGCAGACTGGCAGAGGAACACCGTATACCGACACTATACAAGAAATAGCAAACAAATAATGTGGTTCTGGCAG TTCATAAAAGAAGCTGACAATGAAGTCCGTATGCGACTGCTGCAGTTTGTCACTGGCACTTGCCGATTACCACTGGGAGGATTTGCAGAGCTCATGG GAAGTAATGGTCCTCAGAAGTTCTGCATTGAAAAGGTTGGCAAGGAGACGTGGCTGCCAAGAAGTCATACATG tTTTAATCGTTTAGATCTGCCACCCTACAAAAGCTATGAACAGCTAAAAGAGAAGCTGCTTTTTGCAATTGAAGAGACAGAAGGATTTGGACAAGAATAA